From the Colias croceus chromosome 20, ilColCroc2.1 genome, the window TCGATTACATTAGGGCATTGGATCTCTTCGATGCGTGACAACGCGTCGGCGACTGTGTTCTCTTCTCCTTGATGTACTTGATACTCGAACAGAATTGACTTATGTAATACAGCCGCGTATATTGCTAATAATTCGCGAAAATACACGCTGTAGCGACATTGCGTAGCACTCATTGCTTTAGAGAAAAAGGCTAGCGGTTTCCATCGGTTCACAATCTTTTGTTGAAGAACAGCGCCGAGACTATGATCCGAGGCGTCAGTCATGATGGCAAGGGAGCAGCCAGGAATGGGAAAACATAATGTTGTCGCTTCTGTGATGCTTTGACGGCGTTTCTCAAAAGCTTCAATTGCTGCAGTAGTCCATTCGATAGGCGTTTTGTCattcttctttttattatgtagatacttgtttaattcattttgtagATGAGCTTGGTTCGGTAGGCAGTCTCTGTAAAAGATGGTAGCAGCCTGGACTGGATGGAGACGGGGGCCAGCTCGCAGTGCTTTTCTTCATGATGTAGTTAGTCTTTTTcttccatgttttcttcttgCTCCGTCGGAGGTCACCAACTGTAGAGGGGTTGTCAACTCAAAGACTATTCGGAtcgtaatgattttattttgcacacaatatccgtatttatacaaaaatcgaccaaaaacaaaaccaatcagaattctaatgttgaaattgaaatttagaatGCGCTCTGATTATGAAAAAGAATGCGCCGGCCTGTACACAATATGATACATATAAACTCTATGCATGTCTCCCATAGATGGGACCGCGGGTATTGATTAGATTTCTTCCGCGACCAACCTACTACTACCTAGTAGAAAGCTACGCTAACttgcaaatttaaaataaattttatgaagttTCCAAGCATGCTAGTTAGTTTAGTAATGGAGGTGtaaattatcattttcttgtatttaaaacaacgTACCAAGAATGCCCTGTTGTGGTGCCCAATGTGTATTATGTACGTTTTTAGGTCTTTTCGGTAAATCTCTTTCGAATTTCCATATTACAGTTTGCTTTAATTCaccaaatattttcaataagttCTGAATCGTCTTTTCTGGTAAAGTGTCACTCCTAAGATTAGATCCCATACTAAAGTAGATCACACCATGTTCAGCGTTATCCATTAATTTCTTCAGATTCTGAAATTgtcagttatattttattttaatttatcgaCTTCTAGCCAACattgtattttgaaaattgttagaaattttgtgataaaattttTAGTTGTGCTTATTGTTTTAGTACctaatatttgtaattaagacaataaaaaaaccaGTTCGTTTTTAATGTTCTATACAGCTATCAAATTAATTGCATGCTTTAATTACAAACGGTTCCCAatcaaacattatattttagaaaacaATTGCACTAAATAAGTATATGTATCTGCATGATAATGATATCCGTAATTCTTCAAATAACCTAATTGATTGAAAGGCTGGAAAAACATATATCTGTGAAAGGGTAAAATACAGCAGTTATCAGTAATAATTTCTGGaaattattctatttatattttatcacatCGTATACCTCTCAGAATCTGTACATAACGAAAGGTCTGCGGACTGCATTCGAACAATATTGTCCTAGAAAAACTTACATCAGGAAGTggtttcacatttttctcaatatggTATCCACCAATGGGCTTGTAGCTTTGCGGCAACCTGGTTGCTTCACCCAAGGATGCGTGTGAATTGCCCAGCATTAATGAggcattatattttagttcAGTCAGACTTGGAACTGGTCTGTTCCTACTTCGAACGTGTGGAACGATATAGGTgtcgtaatatttattttctagaGATTCTATGTAGCTGAAATCAGAGGTTACCACGACgttactattaaaataaaacaaaaatagagctataattttttatcatgGGAGAAGTGATCAAtcaaaaaatagataataataaattgagagatgatttattataatggaaGGCAGTAAAAACGAAGCAGAAAATCGTGCTTCATCGTTTAAATAAGAAACATAAGCTTAGAATATGGCTGATTTGTACCAAtaccaaaattaatttacgttTATCTTCTATGGAGGGTGGTGTTACTTACTATTTTTTCAAGAGGATTCCATTAATTTGATTGAATAATTCCTTCACTCTTTCTTTAAAGTTCAACGGAGGAGCATTATTAGAAGCAGAGTCAGACACATAGGCTGGGTTGGGAAGCTCATCTATCAACCTGAGCACCATCCAGTGAGGTTCTAGTGGGGAAAACCAGATATAAGGACAGTCGTACACAGCTGAGaatctgaaaataatactggattattaaaaaagttatctCGAAGATATCTACGTGGTTTCGAAAGCGCAATAAAATATGTGGATTTCAACAGAAGAAGAACAACGTTCGATGTGGAAAAAATTAGATTACCTATTAACTCAACTTCGAATCTCAtcctattataaataattaaataatttatgcagttagtccattgaaatgttacattactTTGGCCTAACTTTgcgttttttagaggacgcaattttattttttggatgtgtaggggggatcaatgtgaagctaaaaccaagtttgtggggtcgccagccttgtcccacggccgccatcttggcgaccccacaaacttggtgatagcttcacactGACCCCCCCTACacaccaaaaaaatataattgcgtcctctaaaaaatgcaaccccaaatgtaacttttcaatggactaagtataaaaaatgacCAAAAGACGCGCTTAAACTTATGGAATTATTAGATTGTCACCGATCCTTTGTAAGCAACGACGTCATATTTTGTAAGtgtagaaaaaattaaatctgtccgtttaaagtgggtcaaaatatAGTCTAAACGAGTCGGTtgaatacatacaaaaaaacagATGAAGGTTATGAAAGCTTGAAAAATCATCCTGTAATAAAGATGTCCTTTATTCATAGCGATTGCAGAATGATGTGCCGATTGAATCAAGTTTAAGTTAAGACTGCTCGAGATCGATGTCTATATTAACAAATATAGacaactagtggtccgccccggcttcgcccgaggtacatatttcgcaataaaaggtagcctatatcctttctcagatatcaaaatatctacttaccaaatttcatgcaagttcagtagtttaggcatgattgagtaacagacagacagacagagttacattcgcattaataatattagtatgaatattttaaagtcaGATTTGGGTGTCagaattttttgtttaataatgtaggtactgaATTCCACTTGTTACCTACGTTTTTACTGCAGTCAAGATAAAATGTCACTTtgtgtaaattaataaaatttacatacttacttgataaaaaaagtataatttctaATCTTCTAGTTACTTTCTTCAATTATATGATGACATACGAACAAAGTACGTACTtactttgaatttttaattaattattatataaatgataaatatacataatattattgaaaattcaagattttttcataaatagggctcataaaaacacattttgaGGGCATTCTCGCGTAATTTAATTGATGACTAGATTTTcgccgcgttttcaaagaaaaaccagtacagttcccgctcccgtgggatttctgggataaaaagtagccagTGCCTTATTGTGGGTATacaaaaatttcattgtaatcggttcagtagtatttgcgtgtaagagttacaaacatccatcctcaatACTTTcggattaaaaataataatataagtataagtaGGACATAGTTATCCATGACGtatcaatgaaaataatttaggaAATATTACACTTTACAATTTCTGCGTAACTCGTAAAGGAAAcattatgaaatatgtataatctTTGGATAAATCATAAATGTTAAAGAtaacatatatgtatagatagcaTTTGTTTTCTTTAAAGTTGCACTACAGACTTAACTAACCCAGCATTTAAGTCTTGATAAGTATATTCTATTAAAAGAACGTCAAAGGTTTGGTTAGTATCCTTCAGAAGGTTTTGAACTCGAGGGTTTTGTAGGGTCCTTTTTCCCACTTCCAAACAAACTTCCATTATTAGTTTTATCGAGTGTAGGTCTACCGTTCCTTCCATCATATTTTGGATGCTCATTAAACctcctaaaatatatttcattaatctttacaaattaaaactactgaagaatattataatactgaaGTCTGAAAGAAAACAATGAcagaaaacataattaaataaaaattcagtaATGTATGGCCACACCACTGAAAGGGTAGACGGAACTTTATTATGAGGGAAtgcttattagttattaccttCAAAAATCTCAATATTTTCGCTAACATCTACAACTTTTAAGTTTTTCATTGGTTTTGGTGGATATGACGTTATGAACGTGACCTGCAAGCATTAAATCATCAATACATAGTACTAAATAAAGTCGCTTTCACTGTCTGTCCGTATCTATGAATGCTTAAATGTTTAGAACTACGCAACTTATTTTGATACGCGGGAgtgaagccgcaggcggagtgatagttttaaataatgtcaatTATTGTGTTGAAATGAAGAGAATAGATACAAGAtccagaaaatattattttgctgGGACAATCTCAGAAGaacacaaaaatgtattacCTAATTTCCTGaatatacacaaaaaagtTCAGCAGGAGTGTTTACAAATGAATTTTACACGAAAAtgtaaatgtaggtatataaaagatttaaaaattgagacaaaattaaattttggtGATTTCGAGCGGGATTTCGAAAATTACACTAACTTTACATCGACCGTCTTccataaaaagtataataatatgctaTGAAGATAAGATAAATgtcaatattttgttaatttaccTCATGACCAGCATTGATTAAATGCCGAACAATACCTTCCCCTAAAATCCCATGACTCTTCCCAGGCAAGGAAACAACAACCAGAATTTTGTATGCACTAGAATTAATTAGTAAAACTGCCAAAATAAGTAACTTGAGCAACTCcatgttttaaatacaatgaaatataaatgacTATACTTTTAGAAAgtgcattttattatgtatcaaTTTTGTTATGTCAATTATTTAAAGTGTGCGTCATTTGcgatactattattataattatgtaggtagtttATTTAACCGACTCGACAAAAACGATGATAGTTTTATtggtacataatttttttttatattatattggttTTTAAAGAACCACGTCAATCGTTGCAGCCATTTGAACATGAGGGGTTGCACGTAAAGTTTTCTGAAAGTCTTGAAAATCAGTTGTTTTCGCACCACCGTAATATCGGAAAAATCGATCGTAATAAGaagaaatgttttttctttattttaaatattctcaCAGTAGGCACATAATATAGCGTAGTTACTGTAAAAACTGTAATAATGTAATCGATGAAAAAAACATGCTGGTAAAAATATCTGCTACTATGTTTATCTAGAAACtcgatttttaaataaaataaattcaggCCACATAGCCCATAAAGTGTTagcttttaagctattgcatagcaatTAGCAGCATTTTAAGCTAATGCATaccttctatcgcgggccttgagcgcggggaccgaatccagaaattgcgttacgaaaaacctcacgcttcccactccgacaggcacggaggtgtggcttgaaggcatgctatgcaatagctttaccgcggcagtccccgagtgccacacgtatttttttatcattaaattgtATCTTAGATTTTTAAGGGAAACTTTTTTATGTGCGTTGACAGTAAAATTTCAGGGTTCCgccatggcaataccgtcacatcatggagtcttgaacgtgctaatctcaggaaccacgggttcgatttgaaaaaaatattttactgttaAATAGTTCATTTATCGAAAACAGCTACGTATAGGCTGTATACCAACACGccaagaccaataggagcagagcaatgcgggcTAAACCTTGGAAGACagcttaatattttatgtgattatTAAAACGGTGTAAGGTTACATCTATCATCTAAAATGGTAGATtcgaaagtattttttaatctttgtttattaattaatatctttgTTACCATTTCGGACCTAAGGTGTgactaattaaaattatgtacttCGATAACAAAACTTGAATTAGGGATGTTTGAAACTCAATAAATTAAACCCCCAGAAATGCTTTTCGATTagactaattaattattagattacacTACACTATTGACGGATTACTGTacataaacttatattttaatcagtaTTTATCGTAATTGACTATTTGTATTTGAGCGATTAAAAAAAGCATTGTcacttatcaataaaaaataactacaaaaattaCGCACGttttaatgcaataaaataatatacgtaCGTGGCGCttctttattgaatttaatatttatgtacatattgtATATATCGTTCAATTATTGGTTAATTTTGTGGTTAATTTATATCTcaacaattaaatattctgGTTCCGTAAATTTAGGTTTCTGaacattaaaagaaaaaagtaacaaaaaccATTATCACACTTCTATTTATGATCATTTAGGtaaagttgaaaataaaatttaaaaaacaaatcgtttagcgaaaaaaaaattgctgaTTTGGCTGCAGGACGATGATTACCTGTGCAAAAATTAGCCTGGTACTAatggttgaattgtttttttttaatcaacgCATTCATGTCGGTATGGCGGGCTGTAAgtcacaccggaaaagtatggcatgacactacctcctacttttttttttatgggctatcggtaaattctaaaattattgTGTTACAAATGGTTTGACTTTCGTATTTTatccgacgagttcgacttAACGACCACGCGACTGAGCCTCCGGTGGCCGGTACCAGctttctgaccatcatttttctttttatcattgcgcactaagacccctgtggaaccgccatcctgttacaaatgacctttgaaatgaattttgtgtcaatatctCCCAGCCTTAAAAAAAAGGAACATCCTTTATGACATTTTGGAACGAATTTCTGTATCGCGCGTTGCGAAAGGGTGCTAGACGGAATTACGACCAAAAGTTATAACGACACTTTTTGCTATAGTTTTAAGCCATGCGGCGTGCGCGTGTTTCTCTCTCTCTCAAATAGCAagcaaattattaaataatttacaaacgaACGTATTACAAATTTACGTTCCATCAGGGTTTTCCTTTACTCCtctcaagtttttttttcaaatagaagATACCTTTGTCATTTTAGATAGTATATTAGGTATGtggtttcataattttattaacgcCCATCGAAGTGGAAGGCATAGGTAAGTCGTCTagtgcataataattataccaatataagatttaagatttttatcaaaacgGAATAACcttaattatttgataatcgctccgtacatattatatggataAGAAATCTGTTTTagtgtaggtatatatttcaaattattccATCATTTCAAATGAACAAGTAAGGATGACTCCgctattttagtttttatgtacatgtatggcttagtttaatttatattatgttttacaattataattttttaaaaggtagatgctgtattttttttcaaaatcggctaagtagttttttaattaatgcaaTGTCAGaaactaacaaacaaactgCTAAAAATTGATGACACAGTTTTGATGAGAAACTTAGTACTTAATTATGCTCTAAATTTATAATCTGTAGTTAGTCTGGTAGAGTTCGCTGCAATAAGGCCGTTTTTTtagttatgtattttatatttttaataaataattctacataataaatattcctaTACGAATATGAACTCAATTTCGGTCGAATTATATGTGTGTCGTTATGGCAACCGTGAGACtgtaaaaaccaaaaaaacgtTCTTGTGTTCTTATTAGAGTATGGTTAATACTTACTATAGTCTATAAtagtatctatactaatattttaaagagggaaggtttgtaattatgtaagtatgtatgtatgttattcacgcataaactactggaccgatttcaaaaataatgcaataatgtaacccaagttataaaaaatattctgtcATCGCGTGTGCTGCGGAATCTATTGAAgatagaacaaaaaaaaaaattctacgGTATTATAGAATGGATTAATATCTACAAGAAAGTTCGCGATACCATATATCCATCTTCAGTAGTTATGTCACTACAACAATTTATTCATGTTTCCAAAGTAAATAGAAGTGCCGACAGTAATCAAACCATGTTAtccataaacataatatattaatcattatcccattaaatgattttttattatagactGTTTCAATACCAgcaaaatactttttaaattaaaaaaaaaatagattttccatttaaaagataatataacgaatttttaaaactgtcaATCTACAGAAAATAGTAGGCATACTGTTTAATACAACAATGAGCAGGCGTAGTGCGTGACGGGGTGAAGGTGATTTtcatgtgattaaaaattaaacctaTAGTCCGACCTACAGTAAACTTTTCACTGTCACTGTCACTATGCGTATGAAACCGCAGGGCATTGCTAGTAGTATTATAATGTTTCTCttctccataatactcgggtaccaccaaaaggacggtacccggatctttggaaggcttacgtggggacacggatccaacacgcagaggccctttcgagaCTTTTCATGTGTTGTgagacaccagccgcagcctgcccatgactgcactatagagatacagccctaggcagtccgcggccgatgtaggactattgcagggtatggaaatttaataattgggctatgcgacaagggggcaacatattgtgaggagctaagggtggagaggcgtccctggactttaaactacgatcacgcgctccctgagggtccagcatcacgt encodes:
- the LOC123701027 gene encoding UDP-glycosyltransferase UGT5-like — encoded protein: MELLKLLILAVLLINSSAYKILVVVSLPGKSHGILGEGIVRHLINAGHENLLKDTNQTFDVLLIEYTYQDLNAGFSAVYDCPYIWFSPLEPHWMVLRLIDELPNPAYVSDSASNNAPPLNFKERVKELFNQINGILLKKYYIESLENKYYDTYIVPHVRSRNRPVPSLTELKYNASLMLGNSHASLGEATRLPQSYKPIGGYHIEKNVKPLPDNLKKLMDNAEHGVIYFSMGSNLRSDTLPEKTIQNLLKIFGELKQTVIWKFERDLPKRPKNVHNTHWAPQQGILAHPNCLFFISHGGLLSTTEAVHFGIPMIIIPGMADQYVNADRAVRKGFAIQVDLSFSMDVDLNRAIQEMLTEPKYKVKAKEVSLIYHDRPVSPEVELVHWVEHVVRTQGAPLLRSPALMMPWYQKCYLDLFAILVVFTAIVLILKTICKMGSRKSYYNKKNK